In Rhizobium sp. N324, a single genomic region encodes these proteins:
- the xseA gene encoding exodeoxyribonuclease VII large subunit, whose product MSNLFDSDSPTNLAEYSVSELSGSIKRTVETAFDQVRVRGEISGYRGPHSSGHAYFALKDDRARIDAVIWKGTFSRLKFRPEEGMEVIATGKVTTFPGSSKYQIVIETLEPAGAGALMALIEERKRKLGAEGLFDAARKKRLPFMPKVIGVVTSPTGAVIRDILHRISDRFPVHVLVWPVKVQGEGSGEEVANAIRGFNALEPAGAIPRPDVLIVARGGGSLEDLWSFNDEIVVRAAAESRIPLISAVGHETDWTLIDYAADVRAPTPTGAAEMAVPVKAELEAQAAALAARLQGCMNRQMDQRRQSVRALMRALPSLDQLLALPRRRFDEAAAGLGRGLELNTINKRRGFERVAAHLRPDVLANRIAERRQTLNERMVRAERMVERLIDRSKSRVGRAEAVFASLPARLQAQTGRARDHLANLIRHADTATSHRLIRAKAALAAQDRVLQSLSYKNVLKRGYAVIRDEEDRPVSQASVLSTGAAVSIEFSDGRIGAVTTEGSAPPASLKKRPARETGDPSKQGSLF is encoded by the coding sequence ATGAGCAACCTCTTCGACAGCGATTCGCCGACCAACCTTGCCGAATACTCGGTTTCGGAGCTTTCCGGCTCGATCAAGCGCACCGTCGAAACGGCCTTCGACCAGGTTCGCGTGCGCGGCGAAATCTCCGGCTATCGCGGGCCGCATTCTTCGGGCCATGCCTATTTCGCACTGAAGGACGATCGCGCCCGCATCGACGCCGTCATCTGGAAGGGCACCTTCTCGCGGCTGAAGTTCCGCCCGGAAGAGGGCATGGAGGTGATCGCCACCGGCAAGGTCACCACCTTTCCCGGCTCCTCGAAATATCAGATCGTCATCGAGACGCTGGAGCCGGCCGGCGCCGGCGCGCTGATGGCGCTGATCGAGGAGCGCAAGCGCAAGCTTGGCGCCGAAGGTCTGTTCGATGCCGCCCGCAAGAAGCGGCTGCCCTTCATGCCCAAGGTGATCGGCGTCGTCACCTCGCCGACCGGCGCCGTGATCCGCGATATCCTGCACCGCATCTCCGACCGTTTTCCCGTGCATGTCCTCGTCTGGCCGGTGAAGGTGCAGGGCGAGGGCTCTGGCGAGGAGGTGGCGAACGCCATTCGCGGCTTCAATGCGCTGGAGCCGGCCGGTGCCATCCCCCGCCCGGACGTGCTGATCGTCGCGCGCGGCGGCGGCAGCCTGGAGGATCTCTGGAGTTTCAACGACGAAATCGTCGTGCGTGCGGCCGCCGAAAGCCGGATACCGCTGATCTCGGCGGTCGGCCACGAGACCGACTGGACGCTGATCGACTATGCCGCCGATGTCCGTGCCCCGACGCCGACGGGGGCGGCCGAAATGGCCGTGCCGGTCAAGGCGGAGCTTGAGGCGCAGGCCGCGGCCCTTGCCGCGCGGCTGCAGGGCTGCATGAACCGGCAGATGGATCAGCGCCGCCAGTCGGTGCGCGCTCTGATGCGGGCATTGCCGTCGCTCGATCAGCTTCTCGCCTTGCCGCGCCGGCGTTTCGACGAGGCGGCGGCCGGCCTTGGCCGCGGGCTCGAACTCAACACCATCAACAAGCGCCGCGGCTTCGAGCGCGTCGCCGCGCATCTGCGTCCCGATGTGCTGGCCAACCGCATCGCCGAGCGGCGGCAGACGCTGAATGAGCGAATGGTGCGGGCCGAGCGCATGGTCGAGCGGCTGATCGACCGCTCGAAATCCCGCGTCGGCCGCGCCGAGGCGGTCTTTGCCTCGCTGCCCGCCCGCCTGCAGGCGCAGACCGGCCGCGCCCGCGACCACCTCGCCAATCTCATCCGGCACGCCGACACCGCGACATCCCATCGGCTGATCCGCGCAAAAGCAGCCCTCGCGGCGCAGGATCGCGTGCTGCAGTCGCTCTCCTACAAGAATGTGCTGAAGCGCGGCTACGCGGTGATCCGCGACGAAGAGGACAGGCCGGTGTCGCAGGCTTCAGTCCTTTCGACAGGCGCCGCAGTCTCGATCGAATTTTCCGACGGCCGCATCGGTGCGGTGACCACGGAAGGCAGCGCACCGCCTGCCTCGCTGAAGAAGCGGCCCGCCAGGGAAACCGGCGATCCGTCGAAGCAGGGAAGTCTGTTTTAG
- a CDS encoding MarR family winged helix-turn-helix transcriptional regulator, whose product MGEEKQDHVDRILAQWRRERPDLDVEPMGILGRLKRLGTHLGREVEAVLLKHGLSTSAFDVLATLRRSGAPHRLSPGELLEMTMVSSGTMTNRIDQLEKSGFVERIVNPDDRRSVLIALTDKGLATVEAAVDAHVANQRLLTGNLSAADKTELDRLLRKFLSDFE is encoded by the coding sequence ATGGGTGAAGAGAAGCAAGATCATGTCGACAGAATCCTGGCGCAATGGCGCCGCGAGCGCCCGGACCTCGACGTCGAACCGATGGGCATCCTCGGGCGACTGAAGCGCCTCGGAACCCATCTCGGCCGCGAAGTGGAGGCGGTGCTGCTGAAGCACGGGCTTTCCACCTCCGCCTTCGACGTGCTGGCCACGCTTCGCCGCTCCGGCGCGCCGCACCGGCTCTCGCCGGGCGAGCTCCTGGAGATGACCATGGTCAGCTCCGGCACGATGACGAACCGCATCGACCAGTTGGAGAAATCAGGCTTCGTCGAGCGCATCGTCAACCCGGATGACAGGCGAAGCGTGTTGATCGCGCTGACAGATAAGGGGCTGGCGACGGTGGAAGCGGCCGTCGATGCGCATGTCGCCAATCAGCGGCTGTTGACGGGGAATCTGAGCGCTGCCGACAAGACGGAACTCGACCGGCTGCTGAGGAAGTTTCTTTCGGATTTCGAGTGA
- a CDS encoding EamA family transporter produces the protein MKTSSRYFADVLITAVAPAIWGSTYFVTTSFLPHGYPLTVAMLRALPAGLLLLLIVRKLPTGIWWGRAFILGALNFAFFWAMLFVSAYRLPGGVAATVGAVQPLIVIALSRLFLGKAIRPLAVLAGLAGMAGVGLLVLTPKAGLDPAGVAAGLAGAVSMAFGTVLTRRWAPPVSNLTFTAWQLTAGGVLLMPFALFLEPALPEPTIANIAGIAYLALIGAAFTYLLWFRGLSRIEPSAVASLGFLSPVVATLLGWLALGQSLAPAQIAGFAMVLASVWLSQRATTPVRPIRPAASPEPANHPA, from the coding sequence GTGAAGACAAGCTCACGATATTTCGCCGATGTGCTGATCACCGCCGTGGCTCCGGCCATCTGGGGCAGCACCTATTTCGTCACGACATCCTTCCTGCCGCATGGTTATCCGCTCACCGTCGCGATGCTGCGCGCTTTGCCGGCAGGCCTGCTTCTGCTGCTCATTGTTCGCAAGTTGCCGACGGGCATCTGGTGGGGCCGCGCCTTCATTCTCGGCGCGCTGAACTTCGCGTTCTTCTGGGCGATGCTCTTCGTCTCGGCCTACCGGCTGCCAGGTGGCGTTGCCGCAACGGTCGGCGCGGTGCAACCGTTGATCGTCATCGCGCTGTCGCGCCTTTTCCTCGGCAAGGCGATCCGGCCGCTTGCCGTGCTGGCTGGTCTTGCCGGCATGGCCGGCGTGGGATTGCTGGTGCTGACGCCGAAGGCGGGGCTCGATCCTGCGGGCGTGGCTGCCGGTCTTGCCGGCGCCGTCTCGATGGCCTTCGGCACGGTGCTGACGCGGCGCTGGGCGCCGCCGGTGTCGAACCTCACCTTCACCGCCTGGCAATTGACGGCGGGCGGGGTCCTGCTGATGCCTTTTGCGCTTTTCCTCGAACCGGCGCTGCCGGAACCGACCATCGCAAATATCGCCGGCATTGCCTATCTCGCCCTGATCGGCGCGGCCTTCACCTATCTGCTGTGGTTTCGCGGCCTGTCGCGCATCGAGCCCTCGGCGGTCGCCTCGCTCGGCTTTCTGAGCCCCGTCGTCGCCACCCTGCTCGGCTGGCTGGCGCTCGGCCAGAGCCTGGCGCCGGCGCAGATCGCCGGCTTCGCCATGGTGCTTGCCAGCGTCTGGCTCAGTCAGCGCGCGACGACGCCGGTCAGGCCCATTCGCCCTGCCGCATCACCGGAACCCGCGAACCATCCGGCTTGA
- a CDS encoding aminopeptidase, which translates to MTFMPQSQNTIDPVKLEKLAEVAVKVGLQLRKGQDLVITAPVVALPLVRLITSHAYQAGAGLVTAFYSDEETTLARYQHGSDESFDRASDWLYEGMAKAYANGAARLAVAGDNPLLLSEQDAGKVGRANRATSTAYKPALEKISNFDINWNIVSYPNPSWAKVVFPDDPEPIAIAKLAKAIFAASRVDVSDPVSAWAEHNANLAKRSAWLNGERFASLHFQGPATDLTVGLADGHEWHGGASTAKNGITCNPNIPTEEVFTTPHALRVEGHVSSTKPLSHQGTLIDNIQVRFEAGRIVEAKASRGEEVLNKVLDTDEGARRLGEVALVPHSSPISASGILFYNTLFDENASCHIALGQCYSKCFLNGATLSQEEIKAQGGNSSLIHIDWMIGSGKVDIDGLKPDGSRVPVMRQGEWA; encoded by the coding sequence ATGACTTTCATGCCCCAGAGCCAGAACACCATTGATCCCGTCAAGCTGGAGAAGCTGGCTGAGGTCGCCGTCAAGGTCGGGCTGCAGCTGCGCAAGGGTCAGGATCTGGTGATCACCGCGCCTGTGGTGGCGCTGCCGCTCGTTCGGCTGATCACCAGCCACGCCTATCAGGCCGGCGCCGGCCTCGTCACCGCCTTCTATTCCGACGAGGAAACGACGTTGGCGCGCTATCAGCACGGCAGCGACGAGAGCTTCGACCGCGCCTCCGACTGGCTCTATGAGGGCATGGCCAAGGCCTATGCCAACGGGGCGGCGCGCCTTGCGGTTGCCGGCGACAATCCGCTGCTCCTGTCCGAGCAGGATGCCGGTAAGGTCGGCCGCGCCAACCGCGCCACATCGACCGCCTACAAGCCGGCGCTGGAAAAGATCTCGAATTTCGACATCAACTGGAACATCGTCTCCTATCCCAATCCGTCCTGGGCCAAGGTGGTTTTCCCCGACGATCCTGAACCGATCGCCATCGCCAAGCTCGCCAAGGCGATCTTTGCCGCCTCGCGCGTCGATGTCAGCGATCCCGTCTCCGCCTGGGCCGAACACAATGCCAATCTGGCCAAGCGCTCCGCCTGGCTGAACGGCGAGCGCTTCGCTTCACTGCATTTCCAGGGACCGGCCACCGACCTGACGGTCGGGCTTGCCGACGGGCATGAATGGCATGGCGGCGCTTCCACCGCCAAGAACGGCATCACCTGCAATCCGAACATTCCGACCGAAGAAGTCTTCACCACGCCGCATGCGCTGCGCGTCGAAGGCCATGTGTCCAGCACCAAGCCGCTGTCGCACCAGGGCACGCTGATCGACAATATCCAGGTGCGCTTCGAGGCCGGGCGCATCGTCGAGGCGAAGGCATCGCGCGGTGAAGAGGTCCTGAACAAGGTGCTCGATACCGACGAGGGCGCGCGCCGGCTCGGCGAAGTGGCGCTGGTGCCGCATTCCTCGCCGATCTCGGCGAGCGGCATCCTGTTCTACAACACGCTGTTCGACGAAAACGCCTCGTGCCACATCGCGCTCGGCCAATGCTATTCCAAGTGCTTCCTGAACGGCGCGACACTGAGCCAGGAAGAGATCAAGGCGCAGGGCGGCAATTCCAGCCTCATCCATATCGATTGGATGATCGGTTCGGGTAAGGTCGATATCGACGGTCTCAAGCCGGATGGTTCGCGGGTTCCGGTGATGCGGCAGGGCGAATGGGCCTGA
- a CDS encoding glutathione S-transferase family protein, with product MSRLTLISHHLCPYVQRAAIALLEKGVPFERINIDLADKPDWFLKISPLGKVPLLKIEEEDGGGAVLFESSVICEYLEETQAGAALHPADPLTRARHRGWMEFGSSVLSDLWGYETAQDELQLDAKRKALMSKFATLEAALGDGPYFAGSSFSLVDAVFAPVFRYFDLFDTLGDRGIFDGLERVQRWRQALSERASVKAAVGEDYPQRLTEFLEKHNSILLRLPAAA from the coding sequence ATGAGCAGGCTTACCCTCATCAGCCATCATCTCTGCCCCTATGTGCAGCGCGCCGCGATCGCGCTTCTCGAAAAGGGCGTGCCGTTTGAGCGCATCAACATCGATCTTGCCGATAAGCCGGATTGGTTTTTAAAAATTTCACCGCTCGGCAAGGTGCCGCTGCTCAAGATCGAGGAAGAGGATGGCGGCGGGGCCGTGCTGTTCGAAAGCAGCGTCATCTGCGAATATCTGGAGGAAACGCAAGCGGGTGCCGCCCTGCATCCCGCCGATCCGCTGACCCGCGCCCGTCATCGCGGCTGGATGGAATTCGGCTCCTCGGTGCTTTCCGATCTCTGGGGTTATGAAACGGCGCAGGATGAATTGCAGCTAGACGCCAAGCGCAAAGCGCTGATGTCCAAATTCGCGACGCTCGAAGCGGCGCTGGGCGACGGGCCCTATTTTGCCGGCAGCAGCTTCAGCCTGGTCGACGCCGTCTTCGCGCCGGTCTTCCGCTATTTCGATCTCTTCGATACGCTCGGCGACAGGGGCATCTTCGATGGGCTCGAGCGGGTGCAGCGCTGGCGCCAGGCGCTGTCCGAGCGCGCGAGCGTGAAGGCCGCCGTTGGCGAGGATTACCCGCAGCGGCTGACGGAATTCCTCGAGAAGCACAACTCGATCCTTCTCAGGCTGCCTGCCGCCGCCTGA